A portion of the Flavobacterium magnum genome contains these proteins:
- a CDS encoding glycine--tRNA ligase, producing the protein MAKQEDLFKNVVSHAKEYGFIFPSSEVYDGLSAVYDYAQNGVELKKNIREYWWKSMVQMHENIVGLDAAILMHPTTWKASGHVDAFNDPLIDNKDSKKRYRADVLIEDYAEKLNQKAEKEIEKAAARFGESFDRAQYETTNPRVMEYLSRKKEILERMGRSLGSGDLDDVKALIEELEIADPDTGSRNWTDVKQFNLMFGTKLGASAENAMDLYLRPETAQGIFVNFLNVQKSGRMKIPFGIAQTGKAFRNEIVARQFIFRMREFEQMEMQFFVKPGEEMKWYEYWKTTRLNWHLSLGLGKENYRFHDHEKLAHYANAAADIEFNFPFGFKELEGIHSRTDFDLKAHESYSGKKMQYFDTEENKNYTPYVVETSVGLDRMFLAVFSNSLKEETLEDGSVRTVLQLPSVLAPTKAAVLPLVKKDGLPEVARRIIDDLKWDFNMAYDEKDAVGRRYRRQDALGTPFCITVDHQTLEDQTVTIRHRDSMKQDRVNISELRGIIENEVSMKNWLLKI; encoded by the coding sequence ATGGCAAAACAGGAAGATTTATTTAAGAATGTAGTTTCGCACGCAAAGGAATACGGATTTATTTTTCCGTCGAGCGAAGTCTATGACGGTTTGAGCGCGGTCTATGATTATGCGCAGAATGGTGTCGAACTCAAGAAAAACATCCGCGAATACTGGTGGAAATCGATGGTGCAGATGCACGAGAACATCGTTGGGCTTGACGCCGCGATATTAATGCACCCGACAACCTGGAAAGCTTCGGGGCACGTCGATGCGTTTAACGACCCGTTGATCGACAACAAGGATTCCAAGAAAAGATACCGCGCCGATGTCCTTATCGAGGATTATGCCGAAAAACTGAACCAGAAAGCCGAAAAGGAAATCGAGAAGGCGGCTGCCCGTTTCGGGGAATCGTTTGACCGTGCGCAATATGAAACGACCAACCCGCGCGTGATGGAATACCTTTCCAGAAAGAAGGAAATCCTGGAGCGCATGGGCCGTTCTTTAGGTTCGGGTGACCTGGATGATGTGAAAGCGCTCATCGAGGAACTCGAAATCGCCGATCCTGATACCGGCTCGCGCAACTGGACTGATGTCAAGCAGTTCAACTTAATGTTTGGAACGAAATTAGGCGCTTCCGCAGAAAACGCTATGGACTTATACCTGCGTCCCGAGACGGCACAGGGTATTTTCGTGAACTTCCTGAACGTACAGAAATCGGGCCGTATGAAAATCCCATTCGGGATTGCACAGACCGGAAAGGCGTTCCGAAATGAAATCGTCGCGAGACAATTTATTTTCCGCATGCGCGAATTTGAGCAGATGGAAATGCAATTTTTCGTGAAGCCGGGCGAAGAAATGAAATGGTACGAATATTGGAAAACGACCCGTTTGAACTGGCATTTGTCTTTGGGCCTAGGAAAAGAGAATTACCGTTTCCATGACCATGAAAAGCTGGCGCATTATGCCAATGCCGCAGCAGATATTGAATTTAATTTCCCATTCGGTTTCAAGGAACTTGAAGGAATCCATTCCCGCACCGATTTCGACCTCAAGGCACATGAAAGTTATTCGGGCAAGAAGATGCAATATTTCGATACCGAGGAAAACAAGAATTATACCCCGTACGTCGTGGAAACTTCGGTAGGGCTTGACCGTATGTTCCTGGCCGTATTCTCCAATTCGCTTAAGGAAGAAACCCTGGAAGACGGTTCGGTAAGGACCGTACTGCAACTGCCGTCCGTGCTCGCACCAACGAAGGCAGCGGTATTGCCACTGGTCAAAAAAGACGGCTTGCCGGAAGTGGCACGCCGCATCATTGACGATTTGAAGTGGGATTTCAATATGGCTTACGATGAGAAGGATGCCGTCGGCCGACGCTACCGCAGGCAGGATGCCTTAGGCACGCCGTTCTGCATTACCGTAGATCACCAGACGCTGGAAGACCAGACGGTGACGATCCGCCATCGCGACAGTATGAAGCAGGACCGGGTCAACATTTCGGAGCTAAGGGGCATCATCGAAAACGAGGTGTCTATGAAAAACTGGCTCTTGAAAATATAA
- a CDS encoding ComF family protein, whose product MFKKLIDLFFPKICCGCKEVLLQHENVICTWCRHEIPLTEFYRNPDNEAAKKFYGRLPVEHASAFMYFNKKGIVQEIIHSLKYRGHEEIGTVIGKWYAEDLKSIALDQTIDCIIPVPLHKKRLRQRGFNQVTAFGKALSETLQVHYDPGLLLRKIYSETQSRKNRQQRAYGSETIFDVVFTDEHHGKHFLLIDDVLTTGATLESCGKAILKIPGAKLSVVTMAMSHS is encoded by the coding sequence ATGTTCAAGAAACTCATTGATTTGTTTTTTCCAAAAATCTGCTGCGGCTGTAAAGAGGTGCTGTTGCAGCACGAAAATGTCATTTGTACCTGGTGCCGGCATGAAATCCCGCTGACCGAATTTTACAGAAACCCAGACAATGAAGCTGCGAAAAAGTTCTACGGGCGTCTGCCGGTGGAGCATGCCTCCGCATTCATGTATTTCAACAAAAAGGGCATTGTGCAGGAAATAATCCACAGCCTGAAATACCGCGGGCATGAAGAAATCGGAACCGTCATCGGGAAGTGGTATGCGGAAGACTTAAAATCGATCGCGCTGGATCAGACAATTGACTGCATCATTCCCGTACCGCTCCATAAGAAAAGACTGCGGCAGCGCGGTTTCAATCAGGTGACGGCATTCGGAAAGGCGCTGTCGGAAACGTTGCAGGTGCATTATGACCCCGGACTGTTGCTGCGTAAAATATATTCTGAAACACAGTCCCGGAAAAACCGCCAGCAACGCGCCTACGGCAGCGAAACTATTTTCGACGTCGTGTTTACAGACGAGCACCATGGCAAACATTTCCTGCTGATAGACGATGTCCTCACAACCGGCGCCACACTTGAATCCTGCGGAAAGGCCATACTGAAGATTCCTGGTGCAAAACTCAGCGTGGTGACGATGGCGATGTCTCATTCATAG